In a genomic window of Candidatus Tumulicola sp.:
- a CDS encoding dipeptide ABC transporter ATP-binding protein: protein MSALVEVEDLYKYFPIHAGLLSRHVADVKAVDGVSFSIERGETLGLVGESGSGKTTVGRLLLRLLAETKGKIRFEGRDVVAMNRTQLRELRGDVQIIFQDPFASLNPRMTIGEIIAEPIRIHGIARGKDVQDRVQDLVKRVGLRPYHVNRYPHEFSGGQRQRVGIARALAVDPKFIVCDEPVSALDVSIQAQVINLLEDLQEQFSLTYLFIAHDLSVVRHISDRVAVMYVGKIVERAASDALYVNPLHPYTQALLSAIPIPDPVAERRRKRIVLTGDIPSPVSPPSGCRFHTRCPVAFERCTIEEPPLVEYSAGHFAACHWVAEHDGRAPDLAGGPVVVSV from the coding sequence GTGAGTGCGCTCGTCGAAGTCGAAGATCTGTATAAATATTTTCCGATTCACGCCGGCCTGCTGTCGCGGCACGTCGCGGACGTCAAAGCCGTCGACGGCGTCAGCTTCTCGATCGAGCGCGGTGAGACGCTCGGCTTAGTCGGCGAGTCCGGCTCGGGCAAGACGACCGTCGGCCGGTTGTTGCTGCGCTTGTTGGCCGAAACGAAAGGCAAGATTCGGTTCGAAGGCCGCGATGTCGTGGCAATGAACCGGACCCAGCTTCGGGAATTGCGGGGCGACGTCCAGATCATCTTTCAAGATCCGTTCGCTTCCCTCAATCCGCGCATGACGATCGGCGAGATCATCGCCGAACCGATTCGGATCCACGGGATCGCTCGCGGAAAAGACGTGCAAGACCGCGTGCAAGACCTGGTCAAACGCGTCGGCTTGCGCCCCTATCACGTCAACCGGTACCCGCACGAGTTTTCGGGCGGACAGCGCCAGCGCGTCGGCATCGCGCGCGCCTTGGCGGTCGATCCGAAGTTCATCGTGTGCGACGAGCCGGTTTCGGCCCTCGACGTTTCGATCCAGGCGCAGGTCATCAACCTGCTGGAGGATCTGCAAGAGCAGTTCAGCCTAACCTATTTGTTCATCGCGCACGACCTTTCGGTGGTGCGGCATATTTCGGACCGGGTCGCCGTGATGTACGTCGGTAAGATCGTCGAGCGGGCAGCGAGCGATGCGCTCTACGTCAACCCGCTGCACCCGTACACGCAGGCCTTGTTGTCGGCGATTCCGATTCCCGATCCGGTGGCAGAGCGGCGGCGCAAACGCATCGTCTTAACGGGTGATATTCCGTCGCCCGTGAGCCCGCCGTCGGGTTGCCGGTTTCATACGCGTTGCCCGGTCGCGTTCGAGCGATGCACGATCGAAGAGCCGCCGTTGGTGGAATATTCGGCCGGTCATTTTGCGGCGTGTCATTGGGTTGCCGAACACGACGGACGCGCGCCCGATCTCGCCGGTGGCCCAGTCGTCGTTTCGGTGTAA
- a CDS encoding ABC transporter ATP-binding protein, translated as MPDAAPLLEVSNLRTVFRTEDGPVTAVNGLSFTLQAGETLGIVGESGSGKSVTALSIMRLLPKSSTVTADRIVFDGQSLPSLSESEMRKIRGHKAAMIFQDPMTSLNPVLTIGEQIAEAIRLHLGLNQRDARDRTVEMLKKVRIPAPEKRLNDYPHQFSGGMRQRVMIAMALSCSPKLLIADEPTTALDVTIQAQVLELMNELQRETGAAILMITHDLGVVAEVCRNVLVMYGGNLVEYGSAEQIFGRPRMPYTQGLLASLPRLDESNPRRLEPIKGQPPNLLNLPKGCVFAPRCEYRMPMCDEPVPLYDFGEGHIARCFLYDKRAESQRPIEVETAPVVPTP; from the coding sequence GTGCCCGACGCGGCGCCGCTGCTCGAAGTCTCCAATCTACGTACGGTTTTTCGAACCGAAGACGGCCCCGTAACCGCCGTTAACGGACTGTCGTTTACGCTGCAAGCCGGCGAAACGCTCGGTATCGTGGGCGAGTCCGGATCTGGAAAATCCGTTACCGCACTTTCCATCATGCGGCTGCTTCCCAAGAGTTCGACCGTTACCGCCGACCGCATCGTGTTCGACGGTCAGTCGTTGCCCTCGTTAAGCGAATCCGAGATGCGGAAGATCCGCGGACATAAAGCCGCGATGATCTTCCAGGATCCGATGACGTCGCTCAATCCAGTGTTGACGATCGGCGAGCAGATCGCAGAAGCGATCCGGCTGCATTTAGGATTGAATCAGCGTGACGCCCGCGATCGCACCGTCGAGATGCTCAAGAAAGTTCGCATTCCGGCGCCCGAAAAACGGCTCAACGACTATCCGCACCAGTTTTCCGGCGGCATGCGCCAACGCGTGATGATCGCGATGGCGTTGTCGTGCAGCCCCAAGCTGCTGATCGCCGACGAACCGACGACCGCGCTCGACGTCACCATTCAGGCCCAAGTGCTCGAGCTGATGAACGAGCTGCAGCGCGAGACCGGCGCGGCGATTCTGATGATCACGCACGATCTCGGCGTGGTCGCCGAAGTCTGCCGTAACGTGCTCGTGATGTACGGCGGAAACTTGGTCGAGTACGGCTCCGCCGAGCAAATCTTCGGCCGTCCGCGCATGCCGTACACCCAAGGGCTGCTGGCTTCGTTGCCGCGTCTGGACGAAAGCAATCCGCGCCGTTTAGAGCCGATCAAAGGCCAGCCGCCGAACTTGCTCAACCTTCCAAAGGGCTGCGTCTTTGCACCCCGCTGCGAGTACCGGATGCCGATGTGCGACGAACCGGTTCCGCTGTACGATTTCGGTGAAGGCCACATCGCCCGTTGCTTTCTGTACGACAAACGTGCGGAATCGCAGCGGCCGATCGAGGTTGAAACCGCTCCGGTGGTGCCGACGCCGTGA
- the secG gene encoding preprotein translocase subunit SecG, with protein sequence MISLILAAAGAAPIPKTPATLPASLQQQLAQQAAPPAIIPHTYIALHAPWLTHTVAGIFMVAAVGLVALLAVQTTKQEGLSGTIGGRVESAYRGRLGAEEQLKRLTGGVAVAFVVTAFVLALTGI encoded by the coding sequence GTGATTTCCCTGATCCTCGCGGCGGCGGGTGCCGCCCCTATTCCCAAAACGCCGGCCACGCTGCCCGCGTCCCTGCAGCAACAGCTGGCGCAACAAGCTGCTCCGCCCGCGATCATCCCGCACACGTACATCGCGTTGCACGCGCCGTGGTTAACCCACACAGTGGCCGGGATTTTCATGGTCGCAGCGGTTGGACTGGTCGCATTGCTCGCCGTCCAAACGACGAAGCAAGAGGGCTTGAGCGGAACGATTGGCGGCCGGGTTGAGTCGGCCTATCGCGGACGGCTCGGCGCCGAGGAACAGCTCAAACGACTGACCGGAGGCGTCGCGGTCGCGTTCGTCGTGACCGCGTTCGTCCTCGCGCTGACCGGAATCTAA
- a CDS encoding phosphatase PAP2 family protein has protein sequence MLEPSAPVVALRGRRVWRDLARILSTIFNPFLTALALFVILADTNAPDTFEFWRLLFLSTFFTSIGPMLYVFWLYSTGRISDLDMSVRTEREVVFSIFVVFYLMGSAVLWLLHAPRVMVAAMVGYFVSTLIVGYITRFWKISTHALGITAPMVALFLLYGRAPLPFFVLIPMVCWARVYLKAHTVAQVLAGAGLATVTTILFFSAFHVARY, from the coding sequence GTGCTAGAGCCAAGCGCGCCGGTCGTCGCGCTACGCGGACGCCGGGTCTGGCGCGACCTGGCGCGCATCCTATCGACGATCTTCAACCCATTCCTCACGGCGTTGGCTCTGTTCGTCATCCTCGCCGATACCAACGCGCCCGACACCTTCGAATTCTGGCGCTTGCTCTTCTTATCGACGTTCTTCACGTCGATCGGTCCGATGTTGTACGTCTTCTGGCTCTACTCGACCGGTCGCATTTCGGATTTGGATATGTCGGTGCGGACAGAACGCGAGGTCGTCTTCAGCATCTTCGTCGTCTTTTATTTGATGGGCAGCGCGGTGCTGTGGCTGCTGCACGCCCCGCGCGTTATGGTCGCGGCGATGGTCGGGTATTTCGTCTCGACCCTAATCGTGGGCTACATTACTCGGTTTTGGAAAATTAGCACGCACGCCTTGGGGATCACGGCGCCGATGGTCGCGCTCTTTTTGCTCTACGGCCGTGCGCCGTTACCGTTTTTCGTGCTGATACCGATGGTCTGCTGGGCGCGCGTCTACTTAAAAGCGCATACCGTGGCGCAAGTATTGGCCGGCGCCGGCCTCGCGACGGTTACGACGATCCTGTTTTTCTCAGCGTTCCACGTAGCGCGTTACTAG